A stretch of the Planctomycetota bacterium genome encodes the following:
- a CDS encoding GC-type dockerin domain-anchored protein: MHSRAAFVLAWLLSALPTLAQPVLDYLDIGDEPVPIWRPSTYDPAEPLPLIIALHAYTTDAAAIEDYLNFLEVIEDDRFLYCTPNGPVDSQGDRYWNATDACCDVDGADLDHSGFLRSLIDLIRTTYSVDDRSIHLAGYSNGGFMSYRMACDHADLVASIMTIGGMTFLDPAACNPSEPVHVLALHGTRDSVIRFDGGCFLGCYPSAMDSAGFWAGYNGCAPTSEVVGDPIDIDAAVDGDETIRHLYSSGCDDDATVELWALQGSLHRPTLWLASEGEDPSDNRLTQRAVDWFYAHRKPQVDVCIADSDGDGVLSLLDFLEFQNWFALGDPRADLDGDGDLTLLDFLDFQSAFAIGCP, encoded by the coding sequence ATGCACAGTCGCGCCGCCTTCGTTCTTGCCTGGCTGCTCAGCGCCCTTCCCACCTTGGCCCAGCCTGTCCTGGACTACCTGGACATCGGCGACGAACCGGTGCCGATCTGGCGGCCGTCGACGTACGACCCCGCCGAGCCGCTGCCGCTGATCATCGCGCTGCACGCTTACACGACCGACGCCGCCGCGATCGAGGACTACCTCAACTTCCTCGAGGTGATCGAGGACGATCGATTCCTGTATTGCACGCCGAATGGTCCGGTTGACTCCCAGGGCGACCGCTACTGGAACGCAACCGACGCGTGCTGCGACGTCGACGGGGCGGACCTGGATCACTCGGGCTTCCTGCGGAGCCTTATCGACCTGATCCGCACGACCTATTCCGTCGACGACCGGAGCATCCACCTTGCGGGCTATTCGAACGGCGGCTTCATGTCCTATCGCATGGCGTGCGACCATGCGGACCTTGTCGCCTCGATCATGACCATCGGCGGCATGACCTTCCTGGACCCTGCCGCCTGCAACCCCAGCGAGCCGGTGCACGTGCTCGCGTTGCACGGCACGCGGGACAGCGTGATCCGCTTCGACGGCGGCTGCTTCCTGGGCTGCTATCCGAGCGCGATGGATTCTGCCGGCTTCTGGGCCGGCTACAACGGATGCGCCCCGACGTCCGAGGTCGTGGGCGATCCGATCGACATCGACGCCGCGGTCGACGGCGACGAGACGATCCGCCACCTGTACTCCTCGGGATGCGACGACGACGCGACCGTCGAGCTCTGGGCGTTGCAGGGTTCGCTGCACCGCCCGACCCTCTGGCTCGCGAGCGAGGGAGAGGACCCCTCGGACAACCGCCTAACGCAGCGTGCGGTCGACTGGTTCTACGCGCACCGCAAGCCGCAGGTCGACGTCTGCATCGCGGATTCCGACGGCGACGGGGTGCTCAGCCTGCTCGATTTCCTGGAGTTCCAGAACTGGTTCGCGCTCGGTGATCCGCGGGCCGACCTCGATGGAGACGGCGACCTCACCCTCCTCGACTTCCTCGACTTCCAGTCCGCCTTCGCGATCGGTTGCCCCTGA
- a CDS encoding aminotransferase class I/II-fold pyridoxal phosphate-dependent enzyme, whose translation MTATTAARPFDARTDDVLRALEAGGQYKHLQMLDSPMGPTVRLRDGDGGTREVICMCSNNYLGLANHPEVVEAGIRGLREFGAGTASVRFICGTFTPHETLEATIARYMGTESSYTFVSCWTANEALYPTFAEPGDALISDELNHACIIDGIRLATVIKKGVKKGVYRHNDLDDLRAKLEKLKADPEVTGQLWVITDGVFSMEGDIADLPGLRTLCDEFEAMLVVDDSHGHGVMGPTGRGTHEHYGMCPGAANHDPGLGEVDFFTGTLGKALGGGAGGFIAGSRRGTELMIQRGRPTLFSNALPCTIACSANKAIEILLNEPERVQTLRDIAAYARDKITAAGFEVIESPTAICPIIVGETAKAIAMSKRLLELGIFVIGFGYPVVPEGAARLRLQMSAAHTEEHVDAVVEALKKL comes from the coding sequence ATGACCGCCACGACCGCCGCCCGCCCCTTCGATGCCCGCACCGACGACGTCCTCCGCGCACTCGAGGCCGGTGGCCAGTACAAGCACCTGCAGATGCTCGATTCGCCCATGGGCCCGACGGTCCGCCTCCGTGATGGCGACGGCGGCACCCGCGAGGTCATCTGCATGTGCTCCAACAACTACCTCGGGCTTGCCAACCACCCCGAGGTCGTCGAGGCCGGCATCCGGGGCCTGCGGGAGTTCGGCGCGGGCACCGCCTCGGTCCGCTTCATCTGCGGCACCTTCACGCCGCACGAGACGCTCGAGGCCACCATCGCCCGCTACATGGGCACCGAGAGCAGCTACACCTTCGTCAGCTGCTGGACCGCCAACGAGGCGCTCTACCCGACCTTCGCCGAGCCGGGCGACGCGCTCATCTCCGACGAACTCAACCACGCGTGCATCATCGACGGCATCCGCCTGGCCACCGTCATCAAGAAGGGCGTCAAGAAGGGCGTCTACAGGCACAACGACCTGGATGATCTCCGCGCCAAGCTCGAGAAGCTCAAGGCCGACCCGGAGGTCACCGGCCAGCTCTGGGTCATCACCGACGGCGTGTTCAGCATGGAGGGCGATATCGCCGACCTGCCCGGGCTGCGGACGCTCTGCGACGAGTTCGAGGCGATGCTCGTGGTCGACGATTCGCACGGCCACGGCGTGATGGGACCCACCGGCCGCGGCACGCACGAGCACTACGGCATGTGCCCCGGTGCGGCCAACCACGATCCCGGCCTGGGCGAGGTCGACTTCTTTACGGGCACGCTGGGCAAGGCCCTCGGCGGCGGCGCGGGCGGCTTCATCGCCGGCAGCCGCCGCGGCACCGAACTCATGATCCAGCGCGGCCGGCCGACGCTGTTCAGCAACGCCCTGCCCTGCACCATCGCCTGCAGCGCCAACAAGGCCATCGAGATCCTGCTGAACGAGCCCGAGCGTGTGCAGACGCTGCGGGACATCGCGGCCTACGCCCGCGACAAGATCACCGCCGCCGGCTTCGAGGTCATCGAGTCGCCCACCGCCATCTGCCCCATCATCGTGGGCGAGACCGCCAAGGCCATCGCCATGAGCAAACGCCTGCTCGAGCTGGGCATCTTCGTCATCGGCTTCGGCTACCCCGTCGTGCCCGAGGGCGCTGCTCGGCTGCGGTTGCAGATGTCCGCCGCTCACACGGAGGAGCACGTGGATGCGGTGGTCGAGGCGCTGAAGAAGCTATGA
- a CDS encoding RidA family protein has protein sequence MTRTNISTGGPWEAANGYSRAVKLEHADHTRFVFAGTTAANPDGSIEAEGDAGGQARTILDRIGSVLREHGAGLEHVVATRMFVTKAEHAQAVGRAHGEIFAGIRPAATLVVVAALVDARMLVEIEAEAVVRKA, from the coding sequence ATGACCCGCACCAACATCTCCACCGGCGGCCCCTGGGAAGCAGCCAACGGCTACAGCCGCGCGGTGAAGCTCGAGCACGCCGACCACACGCGGTTCGTGTTCGCCGGCACGACGGCCGCCAATCCCGATGGCTCGATCGAGGCCGAGGGCGACGCCGGTGGACAGGCCCGGACGATCCTGGATCGCATCGGCTCGGTGCTGCGGGAGCACGGCGCTGGCCTGGAGCATGTGGTCGCTACGCGGATGTTCGTCACGAAGGCCGAGCATGCCCAAGCGGTTGGCCGCGCGCATGGCGAGATCTTCGCTGGAATTCGCCCCGCCGCCACGCTGGTTGTCGTGGCCGCTCTCGTCGATGCGCGGATGCTCGTGGAGATCGAGGCGGAGGCGGTGGTACGGAAGGCCTAG
- the icd gene encoding isocitrate dehydrogenase (NADP(+)), giving the protein MPNAEPITMDDGTLRVPAHPIIPFIEGDGTGPDIWAAAVRVFDAAVEKAYGGDRKIHWHEVLAGGKAHDSTGEWLPDATLDAFREYLVGIKGPLTTPTGGGIRSLNVALRQKLDLYTCLRPVRWFEGVPSPLKDPSKTDMVIFRENSEDIYAGIEFEAGTPDNDTFIKLFHEAFPDRWAKVRFGTTESVVEHEELIGHPGVYGSKPHVGVGIKPVSQIGTDRLVWAAIVYALQHGRDSVTLVHKGNIMKFTEGAFMQWGYNLAAGGFGAEPLDGGPWHVIKKGTTFPEGAARATGMSECPHDVVIKDVIADAFLQQILTRPAEYDVIATMNLNGDYVSDALAACVGGIGIAPGANINYDTGHAIFEATHGTAPKYAGQDKVNPGSVILSGELMLRHMGWHEAADLVIQGMEGAIAARTVTYDFERLMEGATLLKCSEFGEAVVGKMG; this is encoded by the coding sequence ATGCCCAACGCCGAGCCCATCACCATGGACGACGGCACGCTCCGCGTGCCCGCCCACCCCATCATCCCGTTCATCGAGGGCGATGGCACGGGCCCGGACATCTGGGCGGCCGCGGTCCGCGTGTTCGATGCCGCGGTCGAGAAGGCCTACGGCGGCGATCGCAAGATCCACTGGCATGAGGTGCTCGCCGGCGGCAAGGCCCACGATTCTACCGGCGAGTGGCTGCCCGACGCCACGCTCGACGCCTTCCGCGAGTACCTCGTCGGCATCAAGGGCCCCCTGACCACCCCCACCGGCGGCGGCATCCGCTCGCTCAACGTCGCGCTGCGCCAGAAGCTCGACCTCTACACCTGCCTAAGGCCGGTCCGCTGGTTCGAGGGCGTGCCCAGCCCGCTGAAGGACCCCAGCAAGACCGACATGGTCATCTTCCGCGAGAACAGCGAGGACATCTACGCCGGCATCGAGTTCGAGGCCGGCACGCCCGACAACGACACGTTCATCAAGCTCTTCCACGAAGCCTTCCCCGATCGCTGGGCCAAGGTCCGCTTCGGCACGACCGAGAGCGTCGTCGAGCACGAGGAACTGATCGGGCACCCCGGCGTCTACGGCTCCAAGCCGCACGTCGGCGTGGGCATCAAGCCCGTCTCGCAGATCGGCACCGATCGGCTCGTGTGGGCGGCGATCGTCTACGCGCTGCAGCACGGGCGCGACTCGGTCACGCTGGTCCACAAGGGCAACATCATGAAGTTTACCGAGGGCGCCTTCATGCAATGGGGCTACAACCTCGCCGCGGGCGGCTTCGGTGCCGAACCGCTCGATGGCGGGCCCTGGCACGTCATCAAGAAGGGCACGACCTTCCCCGAGGGCGCGGCCCGCGCGACCGGCATGAGCGAGTGCCCCCACGACGTCGTGATCAAGGACGTCATCGCCGACGCCTTCCTGCAGCAGATCCTGACGAGGCCGGCCGAGTACGACGTCATCGCCACGATGAACCTCAACGGCGACTACGTGAGCGACGCGCTAGCGGCGTGCGTCGGCGGCATCGGCATCGCGCCGGGGGCCAACATCAACTACGACACGGGCCACGCCATCTTCGAGGCCACCCACGGCACCGCCCCCAAGTACGCCGGCCAGGACAAGGTCAACCCCGGCAGCGTGATCCTCTCGGGCGAGCTGATGCTCCGCCACATGGGCTGGCACGAGGCCGCCGACCTGGTGATCCAGGGCATGGAGGGCGCCATCGCCGCCCGCACGGTCACCTACGACTTCGAGCGGCTGATGGAGGGAGCGACGCTGCTGAAGTGCAGCGAGTTCGGCGAGGCGGTTGTGGGGAAGATGGGCTAG
- the aroA gene encoding 3-phosphoshikimate 1-carboxyvinyltransferase, with translation MPTPPTAPASVDHLLGPLGTLPDPLPIPTLASVGAGRRMDVLLRPPGSKSLTNRALLLGALAGGESRLRGALLDADDARVMMDGLRKLGATITTSDDQVVIRGVGGCWKPQSEDVELDLGNAGTAVRFLAASSCLCPSPVSITGDERMRQRPIGDLAGALVEMGARIEALGEPGCPPIRIVPPSSPPACTEVYFESPPSSQFISAMLMLGPFLEGGISIEIEGEVTSASYVRMTLGLLDVLGARLRSSADLRVLRVAPGPPGGPLETGFELDIEPDASGASVFWAAAASKPNGRVAIAGVDDEGLQGDLAFPGVLARMGAGVRIIRRGDASEGPSIRVAGGERLGPVMADMREMPDAALALAVLAGMADGRSVIRGLHTLRVKETDRLHALQTELAKVGVAVELDVLGEAGAITIDPPPGGLLARTPADAIEFDTYNDHRMAMSLALVGLHRPNVSIRDPGCVAKTYAGFWADLARLYVS, from the coding sequence ATGCCCACCCCGCCGACGGCTCCAGCATCGGTCGACCACCTGCTCGGGCCGCTCGGGACCCTGCCGGACCCGCTGCCGATCCCGACACTGGCGTCGGTCGGTGCGGGTCGACGCATGGACGTGCTCCTCCGGCCGCCGGGCAGCAAGAGCCTGACCAACCGGGCGCTGCTGCTGGGGGCGCTCGCGGGCGGCGAATCGCGGCTCCGGGGCGCGCTGCTCGACGCCGACGACGCGCGGGTCATGATGGACGGCCTGCGGAAGCTCGGCGCAACCATCACGACGAGCGACGACCAGGTCGTCATCCGCGGCGTGGGCGGTTGCTGGAAGCCGCAGAGCGAAGATGTCGAGCTCGACCTGGGCAACGCCGGCACGGCCGTTCGGTTCCTGGCGGCGAGCAGCTGCCTGTGCCCCTCGCCCGTGTCGATCACCGGCGACGAGCGGATGCGGCAGCGGCCGATCGGCGATCTTGCGGGCGCGCTGGTCGAGATGGGCGCGCGGATCGAGGCGCTCGGCGAGCCGGGCTGCCCACCGATCCGCATCGTCCCGCCGAGCAGCCCGCCTGCGTGCACCGAGGTGTACTTCGAATCGCCGCCGTCGAGCCAGTTCATCTCGGCGATGCTGATGCTCGGGCCGTTTCTTGAAGGCGGCATCTCCATCGAGATCGAGGGAGAGGTCACCAGCGCCTCCTATGTCCGCATGACGCTGGGGCTGCTCGACGTGCTGGGCGCGCGGCTGCGGTCCTCGGCCGACCTCCGCGTGCTCAGGGTCGCACCCGGACCGCCGGGCGGGCCGCTCGAGACGGGATTCGAGCTGGACATCGAGCCGGACGCGAGCGGCGCCTCGGTGTTCTGGGCGGCCGCCGCGAGCAAGCCGAATGGACGTGTCGCGATCGCGGGCGTCGACGACGAGGGGCTGCAGGGCGACCTTGCCTTCCCCGGCGTGCTCGCCCGGATGGGCGCGGGCGTGCGGATCATCCGCCGGGGCGACGCGAGCGAGGGGCCCAGCATCCGCGTCGCGGGCGGCGAGCGGCTGGGCCCGGTGATGGCCGACATGCGGGAGATGCCAGACGCCGCGCTCGCGCTGGCCGTGCTGGCGGGCATGGCCGACGGCCGCTCGGTCATCCGCGGGCTGCACACGCTGCGGGTCAAGGAGACCGACCGCCTGCACGCGCTGCAGACCGAGCTGGCCAAGGTGGGCGTCGCCGTCGAGCTCGACGTGCTGGGAGAAGCCGGCGCCATCACCATCGATCCCCCGCCGGGCGGGCTGCTGGCACGCACGCCGGCCGATGCGATCGAGTTCGACACCTACAACGACCATCGCATGGCGATGTCGCTCGCGCTCGTCGGCCTGCATCGGCCCAACGTCTCGATCCGCGATCCGGGCTGCGTTGCCAAGACCTACGCGGGATTCTGGGCGGATCTCGCGCGGCTCTACGTGTCATGA